The genomic window CGAAGGCGAACGGCGAGAACGGCTGGGCAGGCTCCTCCGAGAGGGGCACGGGCGCCGTCGACGGGTCGGACGCACGGTCGAACGCACCGAGCAGCCAGTCCGCCCCGTCGTCTTCGAATGCGTCGCCGCGCCCGCCGCCCGAACGCATCAGGCCAGTCCCAGGTCTTCCAGACCGATGGCGTAGAGGTAGGGCACGCCCTCGGCCTCGATGACCTCGCGCGCGCCGGTGGCCCGGTCGACCACGACGGCGACCGCCGCGACCTCGGCGCCCACCTTGCGCAACGCCTCGATCGCCTTCAGCGGCGAGCCGCCGGTCGTCGAGGTGTCCTCGAGCACGATCACGCGCTTGCCGGCGAGCTCGGGACCCTCGACCTGCTTGCCGCGACCGTGGTCCTTCGGCTCCTTGCGCACGACGAATGCGTCGTACGCGAGACCGCGGGCCGCGCCCTGGTGGAGGATGGCGGACGCGATGGGGTCGGCGCCCATCGTCATGCCGCCGACGGCGGCGATGTCGGGGACCTCGGAGATGAGGTCGAGCATGACCTGGCCGATGAGGGGCGCGACGCGGTGATCGAGGCTCACCTTGCGGAGGTCCACGTAGTACGTCGCCTTCTTGCCGCTCGTGAGCGTGAAGTCGCCGTGGAACACCGCCTCGGCGGAGATGTGGTCGATCAGGCGGCGGCGCACGTCGGCGGCGGCCCGGGGGTCTGGCTGGGTCACCCGTCGAGTGTACGCGGTGCTCACCGGGCGTATGGAGGTGAATCCTCAGGAATCCCGATC from Agromyces sp. LHK192 includes these protein-coding regions:
- the pyrE gene encoding orotate phosphoribosyltransferase, with amino-acid sequence MTQPDPRAAADVRRRLIDHISAEAVFHGDFTLTSGKKATYYVDLRKVSLDHRVAPLIGQVMLDLISEVPDIAAVGGMTMGADPIASAILHQGAARGLAYDAFVVRKEPKDHGRGKQVEGPELAGKRVIVLEDTSTTGGSPLKAIEALRKVGAEVAAVAVVVDRATGAREVIEAEGVPYLYAIGLEDLGLA